The window ACGTCTTCTCTGGCGagtccgtcgccgtggcccgggccCTCGCGTTCCCGGTCGCCAAGGTCGTGCTCTCCGCCCCGCCCAGCTCCCCCGGCTGGGTGGCCGCCCTGCTCAGCCGCTCGGGCCGCACGGTCGAGCTCGTCCGGCCGGACAGCGTCATGTCCGCCTCCTGCAGGACCACGATCGACGCCGCCGGCTCGGGGCACGGAGGTTTCCAGGACGTAGCATTCTGGCGCGGCCGGCTGTGCGCCCTGGCCGACGACGGCGCGGTGCTCGCCTACAGCGCCAACCTCTGCGCGCGCTGCACGGGGAGGAGGTCGGGCACCAGCTGTACAACTGGAAGTGGCGGCGCTTCTATCTGGTGGAGTCCGATGGGGAGCTCCTCCTGGTGGCGAAGAAAGTAGTGCAGGGCATAAGGCGGTGTTCGTGCCGGCCCAAGTATTCGGTTCAAATGGAGGTGCGGCGGTTCCTGCCGGCGCGGCGTGAGTGGGAGGCAGCGACGGAGCTTCCCGGCGGGAAGGCGCTGTTTGTGGGGACGGCTGCCTCGGTGGCGGTGTCGTCGTCGGCATCGCCGGGGATCCGGAAGAACTGCGTGTACTTGGCGCAGCGGGACGAGGGGATGCATGCCATCGGCGTGTACTCGCTTGGCGACCGGGAGACGACGGTGCTGGGCATCGCCGGCGGGCACTTGGTCGACATCGAGCCCGTCTGGACTTCCCCGTGGGTCGCCTGATCTGACCCCCCGCCTGCGTGCACGGCATGTCTGTCTGAATAAGCAGCAAGCAATCATAACCTCCTGCTAGCTGCTACAGTGGTGCGAGTGCGATGTACTCATGGTCATGGGTGTGATTTCTTTCCTGCACTGTCATTCAAAAAAGAGTGCTAGTAGTATTTATTGATGTATCAGTGATATATTTATTAAACAATTATTATAGGTACCTCGAGCAATTATGAAAAATGATTGAGAAACTTCAACTAAGTTCACGGTCAAAGATGGCAACATGCACACTATCGAGCGGATAGTACGGGTTGTAGTGGAAAGTCCCGTTCCCATGATACCAATTGgggaaaaaaattctatgcataCCGGCTGTAAACTGCTCTCCCTGCGTACCTTGTGTGAGATGACGCCACGTGGTCCACCTCGCCATCCGACGATCCGCTCCCGTGCGCAGGCTTCCTCGGCTCGAGCACCCCTTCTCGGCTCCTGCAAAACAAGCCCGCAACCTCTCAAACTTCGGCTCGGCTGGACTGGGCACACAATCCCTTACCCCATCTGCACTAGAGTCAGATTCAGGCGCCGCCGCTGCATCCCTTGGCgtagtcgccgccgccaccgcagtcGTCTCCGTCGTACGCCACCGGCTGATCATTTGCTTCCACCATCGTCTGCTTCGTCCCCCGCCCGCCCTCGTCCTACACTTGATAGAGGGAGTGCGGCCGGCAGCCAGACGACGCAGGTACGTCTCCGATTCCCTTTCTCTTCTGCTCGCCGCTGCTCCCCTTGTCTCATGTTGATTGATTTTTGTTTCTAATGTCAATCTATTTCACCCCGCGAAAAAAAATGTCAATCTATTTCGTTCTAGCGGAAGTGGTCAGCAATAACATTTAATTAATCACTGTTTAGTAGGTAGCTGTCTGGAATCGTTGGTGTGAGCAGAACCACCTTGATGATGTGTGGCAACGCAAAGATTAATATTGTCTCACCCTGGACAAAGTTTCTTCCACGTTTGTCTCTTGTGAAGCTGCGATGTCATGGATAGCACATCTGTATACTTCACTGTCTTAACCGAACAAACTTACTAATTCATTTTTTGCAGAAAAATTGGGAACCAATTCAGCATTGGAGAAAAGGAGACTGACAGGAAACCGGAGATGATGCAATCTTTTCTGATTGCTTCTTGTTCGATAATGGTTTTGTCTAATTCACGGGGTGTGGGCTATGGTTTGATAATCCAAGTTCACTTGGGATCTATACAAGCAGCCAGAAGGGCAAATGGAAATAGCATCAGATTGCTTGTCGCTGATCAACAAGATGAAGAGCACAGAGCAAGACCGATCCCATACTAGCTAGCATCACTACTGATGATATCATATGTAAAACCGTGAAATTTTTCTGTAGCTATCGTCATATAAATATGTCTTGTACTGAAGGAGCTCATGTTTTGGCAAAATGAACCAAACTGATGTAGCTTCCTGCTTGTATAATGAGTACCCTGAGATTGTGAGGACCAATTCATGTAAACAATGGAATTTGGAATATCTATCTGACTTCTTGCCAAAAATCTGCATGTGTTATCTGATGTCGCCATAAATCTGCGGTTAACTATTTTATTGTTTCTCTGGTTTCTCTGATTTGCTATTCAACAGTAGCAAAGATGCTACCTCTTTTTGTGTAGGCCTAAACTTCATATGAAGTCAGGCTAATTTTTTATTACGAAATCTGAGAACTTTTTGAGCACAGGCAATTTGGAAAATACTTATATTGCAAATGAATCAGCAAATCCCAAAAATTTGATACTTTACAACAGTTTTGCCTTTGAATAGCTACAACTTTATAGTTGACGATTTTTGCAGGGAAAAATATATAGCTCATGAAAACCTTTGCAACAGGGAGGCTACTCAACCTTCTGCGCGCAGTATGTTCAATAGCA is drawn from Triticum dicoccoides isolate Atlit2015 ecotype Zavitan chromosome 4A, WEW_v2.0, whole genome shotgun sequence and contains these coding sequences:
- the LOC119283793 gene encoding uncharacterized protein LOC119283793; protein product: MYSWLPRLEHPFSAPAKQARNLSNFGSAGLGTQSLTPSALESDSGAAAASLGVVAAATAVVSVVRHRLIICFHHRLLRPPPALVLHLIEGVRPAARRRRKIGNQFSIGEKETDRKPEMMQSFLIASCSIMVLSNSRGVGYGLIIQVHLGSIQAARRANGNSIRLLVADQQDEEHRARPIPY